Proteins encoded in a region of the Homo sapiens chromosome 20, GRCh38.p14 Primary Assembly genome:
- the CABLES2 gene encoding CDK5 and ABL1 enzyme substrate 2 isoform X1 — MRQYDTRNSSDLRVDSQKQRHPSGGVSVSSEMVFELEGVELGADGKVVSYAKFLYPTNALVTHKSDSHGLLPTPRPSVPRTLPGSRHKPAPTKSAPASTELGSDVGDTLEYNPNLLDDPQWPCGKHKRVLIFASYMTTVIEYVKPSDLKKDMNETFREKFPHVKLTLSKIRSLKREMRSLSEECSLEPVTVAMAYVYFEKLVLQGKLSKQNRKLCAGACVLLAAKISSDLRKSGVTQLIDKLEERFRFNRRDLIGFEFTVLVALELALYLPENQVLPHYRRLTQQF; from the exons ATGAGGCAGTACGACACCAGGAACAGCAG TGACCTGAGGGTGGACAGCCAGAAGCAGAGGCACCCGTCCGGCGGCGTCTCTGTGTCTTCCGAGATGGTCTTTGAGCTAGAAGGTGTGGAGCTAGGAGCAGACGGGAAG GTCGTGTCTTATGCGAAGTTCCTGTATCCCACCAACGCCCTGGTCACACACAAGAGTGACAGCCATGGCCTGCTGCCCACACCTCGGCCCAGTGTCCCCCGGACTCTGCCAGGGTCAAGACATAAACCTGCCCCCACCAAGTCGGCACCAGCCAGCACAGAACTAG GGAGTGACGTGGGGGACACCCTGGAGTACAACCCCAACCTCCTGGATGACCCGCAGTGGCCCTGCGGCAAGCACAAACGTGTCCTCATCTTTGCGTCGTACATG ACCACAGTGATAGAATACGTGAAGCCCTCAGACCTCAAAAAGGACATGAACGAGACCTTCAGGGAGAAGTTCCCCCATGTCAAACTGACGCTGAGCAAAATCAGGAG CTTAAAGCGGGAGATGCGGAGCCTGTCGGAGGAGTGCAGCCTGGAGCCCGTGACGGTGGCCATGGCCTACGTGTACTTTGAGAAGCTGGTCCTGCAGGGCAAGCTCAGCAAACAGAACCGCAAGCTGTGCGCTGGCGCCTGCGTGCTGCTGGCTGCCAAGATCAGCAGTGACCTGCGCAAGAGCGGCGTGACGCAGCTCATCGAT AAGTTAGAAGAAAGGTTTCGATTCAACAGGCGCGACCTGATAGGGTTTGAGTTCACAGTGCTCGTGGCCTTGGAGCTGGCCCTGTATCTTCCCGAGAACCAAGTGTTACCTCATTACAGGCGCCTCACCCAGCAGTTCTAG